Proteins encoded in a region of the Gammaproteobacteria bacterium genome:
- a CDS encoding polysaccharide biosynthesis/export family protein: MTNQSLKTAFAVLFIVLTTGCANRTSLPSAAQVPEGYYPTAQAQSKLGPGDSLSVSFLASVFQTESPYLLSVGDVLRVDVFDHPELSRDRVVVLPDGYVSLPVVGRVEAADRTIDSIQSELRGLYIAGNIVSPEVVVSVEENTDPLLPLLNLVNRNGQHEPLNYIIGYSDTLDLPFIEPVTVQTDFSTLQSMIKQRYEELFGSRLQVVIQLQKSAPSVVYVIGEVERPGPINYSEPLNPLMAIAAAGGLKSTAQSDDVRLFRRREDNSLDNWSINLEGRLDHGEAIDDQIPIVPLDVLYVPRSGIAEANRIVEQYIRNMLPIQFVVGGQVVSD; this comes from the coding sequence ATGACAAATCAAAGTCTGAAAACTGCATTTGCGGTCTTATTTATCGTCCTTACGACTGGTTGTGCTAACAGAACATCCCTTCCGTCTGCTGCGCAAGTTCCCGAAGGCTACTATCCTACAGCCCAGGCGCAATCAAAGTTAGGCCCAGGCGACTCGCTTTCTGTTAGTTTTCTCGCCTCGGTTTTCCAAACAGAATCTCCTTATCTCTTATCCGTAGGCGATGTACTCAGAGTAGATGTCTTTGACCATCCAGAATTATCGCGCGATCGAGTGGTTGTACTACCAGATGGCTATGTTTCCCTGCCCGTAGTCGGGCGTGTCGAGGCAGCGGACAGAACAATCGATTCAATACAAAGCGAACTTAGAGGATTGTATATTGCTGGCAACATTGTCAGTCCTGAAGTGGTAGTTTCCGTAGAAGAAAATACCGATCCACTGCTGCCTCTTCTGAATTTGGTAAATCGAAACGGTCAGCACGAGCCCTTGAACTACATTATCGGATACTCCGATACTCTAGATCTCCCCTTTATTGAGCCCGTTACCGTCCAGACAGATTTCTCAACTTTGCAGTCAATGATCAAGCAACGGTATGAGGAATTGTTTGGGTCTCGATTACAGGTAGTGATTCAACTCCAGAAATCTGCACCTTCAGTAGTGTACGTAATCGGAGAGGTTGAAAGACCAGGGCCAATAAACTATTCAGAACCTTTAAACCCATTAATGGCCATTGCCGCTGCGGGTGGATTGAAATCCACCGCCCAATCAGATGATGTAAGACTTTTCAGAAGACGTGAGGACAACTCCCTGGACAATTGGTCTATTAATCTGGAGGGCAGACTGGACCATGGTGAGGCTATCGACGATCAAATACCAATTGTTCCTCTCGACGTGTTGTACGTACCACGATCCGGGATAGCGGAAGCTAATCGTATTGTTGAGCAGTACATTCGTAACATGCTTCCCATACAGTTTGTTGTTGGCGGACAGGTAGTAAGCGACTAA
- a CDS encoding DUF4832 domain-containing protein: MKQEMMKNSPIGLVCVLLLLFCSTDVSADKVVHPYLTNPGMGLATFHSFNGDLPLKDFPESSVLYFRVYWDELEPGSRGNISLDALDQILDHAASRGQTVGFRIMADGDGGTRVPRWLLDMGINGTSYRASDGRSAFMPDFNDPVFIAEARRLVDTIGQLYDGDPRLEFIDIGLIGMTGEWHMGESKDPLPEEYNWQSVINMHSDAFPNTQLIMPVGSVYDQGRPLNYGVGQGAGWRADCLGDKLYRTGTWNHMDSYYPKRVHNEANVSQAWQQAPVYFETCGDPSDWYRGGVTPEQFRSVLNYALEYHVSLVNFRSKPIPAEFWEPLTEFLNKVGYQLEPVSHDIARTVFAGDFLSVDAEWSNNGVAPPYKPFKLKYRLRAVSGLIAEEWQSSQSLRDWLPGTISFAEQFPVALTTEPALYYIDTAVTWDASPVDPMIKLHSNSVLPDQWVELGSVRIR, from the coding sequence ATGAAGCAAGAGATGATGAAGAATAGTCCCATCGGATTGGTTTGTGTGTTGCTCTTGCTTTTTTGCAGCACCGATGTCAGCGCAGACAAGGTCGTCCATCCGTATCTCACGAATCCGGGAATGGGGTTGGCGACCTTTCACAGCTTTAATGGGGATCTGCCGCTCAAAGACTTTCCTGAGAGTTCCGTTTTGTATTTCCGGGTATATTGGGATGAGCTTGAGCCTGGATCCAGAGGCAATATTTCGCTGGACGCCTTGGATCAGATTCTTGATCACGCCGCATCGAGAGGGCAGACCGTCGGGTTTCGAATAATGGCCGACGGAGATGGTGGCACTAGAGTTCCGCGTTGGCTCTTGGATATGGGAATCAATGGAACATCATACCGGGCCAGTGATGGGCGATCAGCTTTCATGCCGGATTTTAATGACCCTGTTTTTATTGCCGAGGCAAGGCGGCTCGTTGATACGATAGGGCAGCTATATGATGGAGATCCCAGGCTTGAGTTTATCGACATAGGTTTGATCGGTATGACGGGCGAGTGGCATATGGGGGAATCCAAGGATCCATTGCCTGAAGAGTACAATTGGCAAAGTGTTATCAATATGCACTCTGATGCCTTCCCTAATACACAACTAATAATGCCAGTGGGATCAGTCTATGATCAAGGCCGACCTCTCAACTACGGAGTAGGTCAAGGGGCTGGTTGGCGAGCTGACTGCCTTGGTGACAAACTGTATCGGACCGGCACGTGGAATCATATGGATTCCTATTATCCGAAAAGGGTTCACAATGAAGCAAATGTCAGTCAAGCCTGGCAGCAGGCGCCGGTATACTTTGAAACTTGCGGCGATCCCAGTGACTGGTATCGAGGAGGAGTTACGCCCGAGCAATTCAGAAGTGTATTGAATTATGCGCTGGAGTATCATGTATCGCTTGTGAATTTCAGAAGTAAACCAATACCGGCAGAATTCTGGGAACCGCTGACAGAATTTCTAAATAAAGTTGGTTATCAACTCGAACCTGTTTCTCATGACATTGCTCGCACCGTATTCGCGGGAGACTTCCTGAGTGTGGATGCCGAGTGGAGCAACAACGGTGTTGCTCCACCGTACAAACCTTTTAAGCTAAAGTATCGGCTTCGAGCTGTCTCGGGGCTGATAGCAGAAGAGTGGCAATCCAGTCAATCTCTGAGAGACTGGTTACCGGGGACCATTTCCTTCGCTGAGCAATTTCCAGTTGCCTTGACTACAGAGCCGGCACTTTACTACATCGATACCGCTGTGACATGGGACGCTTCACCCGTAGATCCTATGATCAAGCTGCACAGCAATTCCGTGTTGCCCGATCAGTGGGTCGAGCTTGGTTCTGTCAGGATCAGGTGA
- a CDS encoding undecaprenyl-phosphate glucose phosphotransferase, with amino-acid sequence MQRHYIFKEQSNSQAVFYRLVDLLLLQATLLLTAYAYGVPFSFQYLTVVLLAAIVYFFIAESSHLYRDWRPGYFKPIIFYSSLAWIGAVLVVLAYLFLSKTSELYSRVVLTAWFVLCPVALVSWRLTVRKVLRSLRRRGINTRSVAVIGATGSCDRLVLEIDSKPELGFRLIGIFDDRDSSRLDTVYEDRLVGSLEDCIFRARNNEFYAIFIVLPLTAAERIKDIITRLGDTTASVQVVPDLFFHSLMSASLKNVGQLQTISLYENPVTGASAMLKRAEDIVLSIVALLFFGFPMLIIALLIKTTSKGPVFFSQDRYGAGGRKIKVTKFRTMCVMENDNEIKQAVRNDPRVTRIGAFLRRTSLDELPQFFNVLKGDMSVIGPRPHAIAHNEEYRNQIDFYMVRHKIKPGITGWAQVNGWRGETDTLDKMQQRIAHDLDYIRNWSLWMDFKIVVFTIMYAFRDRNAY; translated from the coding sequence GTGCAGCGACACTACATATTCAAGGAACAAAGCAACTCCCAAGCAGTCTTTTACCGGCTTGTTGATCTATTGCTTTTGCAGGCTACATTGCTACTCACCGCTTATGCATACGGAGTTCCATTTTCCTTTCAGTACCTGACGGTTGTTTTACTTGCTGCGATTGTCTATTTCTTTATTGCCGAATCGTCTCATTTGTACCGGGACTGGCGGCCGGGTTATTTCAAGCCGATCATTTTTTACTCATCACTCGCCTGGATAGGAGCAGTGCTGGTAGTGTTGGCTTACCTGTTTCTTTCCAAAACCAGCGAGCTATACTCTCGTGTAGTGCTTACTGCCTGGTTTGTACTCTGTCCGGTAGCCCTTGTTAGCTGGCGGTTGACCGTCCGGAAAGTCTTGCGTAGTTTACGAAGGCGAGGTATCAATACTCGCTCGGTAGCAGTGATTGGTGCCACAGGTAGTTGTGACAGATTGGTTCTGGAAATTGATTCCAAGCCTGAACTGGGCTTTCGTCTGATAGGTATTTTCGATGACAGAGACTCAAGCCGGTTGGACACTGTTTATGAAGATAGACTTGTTGGGAGCCTTGAAGATTGTATCTTCAGAGCCAGGAACAATGAATTTTACGCAATTTTTATTGTTTTGCCTCTTACGGCGGCTGAACGAATAAAAGATATTATTACCAGGCTCGGAGATACAACCGCCAGCGTACAGGTAGTACCAGATTTGTTTTTTCACAGTTTGATGAGCGCGTCATTGAAGAACGTTGGCCAATTGCAGACGATCAGTTTGTATGAGAACCCTGTGACGGGGGCAAGTGCGATGTTAAAAAGGGCTGAAGACATTGTGCTTTCCATAGTCGCGCTCTTGTTTTTCGGATTTCCTATGTTAATCATTGCTCTCTTGATAAAAACAACATCTAAAGGTCCGGTTTTCTTTTCGCAGGACCGCTATGGCGCAGGCGGACGGAAAATAAAGGTAACGAAATTTCGCACCATGTGTGTGATGGAAAACGACAACGAAATCAAGCAAGCAGTAAGAAACGACCCACGAGTAACCCGTATAGGTGCATTCTTAAGAAGAACCTCTTTAGACGAACTTCCCCAGTTTTTCAATGTGCTCAAAGGCGACATGTCCGTGATCGGGCCTCGTCCCCATGCGATAGCCCACAACGAGGAATACAGAAACCAGATAGATTTTTATATGGTTCGTCACAAAATAAAGCCAGGGATCACCGGCTGGGCGCAAGTTAACGGCTGGCGCGGTGAAACAGATACTCTTGACAAAATGCAGCAGCGGATCGCGCATGACCTGGATTATATCCGGAACTGGTCACTTTGGATGGACTTTAAAATCGTTGTATTCACCATAATGTATGCTTTCAGGGATAGAAACGCCTACTGA
- a CDS encoding UDP-glucose/GDP-mannose dehydrogenase family protein, protein MKVSIFGTGYVGLVTGSCLAEVGHHVECVDIDVNKIELLKQGHIPIYEPGLKNLVDSNVAAGNLTFTSDAVSAVKQSNLIIIAVGTPPNEDGSADLQQVLVVASCIGAQMQDHKFVVTKSTVPVGTADKVSSVIEDELRKRGVSITYDVISNPEFLKEGAAVSDCMRPDRIIVGAEGVRAIEVMRELYEPFNRNHDKLLVMDKRSAELTKYAANCMLATKISFMNEMANIAEKLGADIEKVRVGIGSDPRIGYHFIYPGCGFGGSCFPKDIRALINSAREINYESKILNAVEEVNNAQKGKLLDIISAHYKGELGGRTFAVWGLAFKPNTNDMRDAPSRVLIEGLLSCGARIQAFDPEAMEEAKKIYGDCEGFVLSSTKDESIKSADALVICTEWQNFRAPDFDSIKNELKEAVIFDGRNLFEPAKMEAAEIAYYAIGRGLAVSS, encoded by the coding sequence ATGAAAGTCAGTATATTTGGTACAGGTTATGTGGGCTTGGTGACCGGCTCCTGCTTGGCGGAAGTGGGCCACCACGTGGAATGCGTCGACATTGATGTCAATAAAATTGAGCTTTTGAAACAAGGGCATATCCCAATTTACGAGCCTGGTCTGAAGAATTTGGTGGATTCAAATGTTGCGGCAGGCAATTTAACTTTCACTAGCGATGCAGTTTCGGCAGTAAAACAAAGCAACTTAATTATTATTGCTGTAGGGACCCCACCGAATGAGGATGGTTCGGCTGATCTTCAACAGGTTCTCGTCGTAGCATCATGTATTGGCGCTCAAATGCAGGATCACAAATTTGTCGTTACCAAGTCCACTGTCCCAGTCGGGACCGCGGATAAAGTTTCATCAGTCATCGAAGATGAGCTCCGAAAGCGGGGTGTATCGATAACCTATGATGTGATTAGCAATCCTGAATTTCTCAAGGAAGGGGCCGCAGTTTCTGACTGCATGAGGCCGGACCGGATTATCGTCGGCGCGGAAGGCGTGCGAGCCATAGAAGTGATGCGTGAACTCTACGAACCTTTTAACAGGAATCATGACAAATTACTTGTCATGGATAAACGCTCAGCCGAGTTAACGAAATACGCTGCCAATTGCATGCTGGCTACAAAAATAAGTTTCATGAATGAAATGGCGAATATTGCAGAGAAGTTAGGTGCGGACATCGAAAAGGTGCGGGTAGGAATCGGTTCAGATCCTCGAATAGGATATCACTTTATTTATCCCGGCTGTGGCTTTGGAGGTTCCTGTTTTCCTAAAGACATTCGCGCCTTGATTAATTCCGCTCGAGAGATCAATTACGAATCAAAAATATTGAACGCCGTAGAGGAAGTGAATAATGCACAAAAAGGAAAGTTACTCGATATTATATCTGCCCACTACAAAGGTGAACTAGGAGGGAGGACTTTTGCGGTCTGGGGGCTCGCGTTTAAGCCGAATACTAATGACATGCGTGACGCTCCTAGTCGTGTGTTGATTGAGGGGTTACTTTCTTGTGGCGCCCGAATTCAGGCGTTTGATCCCGAAGCCATGGAAGAAGCCAAGAAAATATATGGAGACTGCGAGGGATTCGTTCTTTCATCAACCAAGGATGAATCAATAAAAAGCGCTGATGCATTGGTTATCTGCACGGAATGGCAAAATTTCAGGGCGCCCGATTTTGACTCCATAAAGAATGAACTTAAAGAAGCGGTTATTTTCGATGGCAGGAATTTGTTTGAACCTGCGAAAATGGAAGCCGCCGAAATAGCCTACTATGCCATCGGACGTGGGTTGGCCGTTTCAAGCTAG
- a CDS encoding glycosyltransferase, with amino-acid sequence MEKCATVKRAADRRLTVVFFVPDLSGGGAEKMCTEFLSLIDASRFRPILIVCNKEGSNLSAIPSTVPLYSLQKKSRFSLPLLIFRYSKLISRLKPDVTISFAWYCDMINLLAPSGQAKAVCSIHCVPREIQKERFGRLKCWISRKMYPRADKILTVSKAVKEEFSQTFLSPHASNITVQNNPFPLARISALSQAYTHTWPCHTGRLVAVGRLDWVKGFDVLLNALATLPTHQDWHLVLCGTGDERKKLTQLVQQLRLQNKVTFAGYQANPYPIIASADALICSSRFEAFPSVIVEALALATPVVSFDCPSGPAEILNGQNGILVPDGDRKALADAVLRILSDATLRNTLSQAGPLSVQHLDAPASLNRLEETLIGCIQKY; translated from the coding sequence ATGGAAAAGTGCGCAACTGTTAAGAGAGCAGCGGACCGGCGTTTGACTGTTGTTTTCTTTGTTCCCGATCTCTCTGGTGGCGGTGCTGAGAAGATGTGCACAGAGTTTTTATCTCTAATCGACGCAAGTCGTTTCCGTCCTATTCTGATCGTCTGTAATAAAGAGGGCAGCAATCTATCAGCAATTCCCTCTACGGTACCTCTTTATTCGCTACAAAAGAAATCTCGCTTCTCTCTGCCCTTGCTTATATTTCGGTATTCGAAATTGATAAGTCGATTAAAGCCCGACGTGACCATCAGCTTTGCATGGTATTGTGACATGATTAATTTGCTGGCCCCGTCGGGGCAAGCGAAAGCAGTTTGCAGTATTCACTGTGTCCCCCGAGAGATACAGAAAGAGCGTTTTGGTCGTCTAAAATGTTGGATCAGCAGGAAAATGTATCCTCGCGCAGATAAAATATTAACTGTCTCAAAAGCCGTCAAAGAGGAATTTAGTCAAACCTTTCTATCTCCGCACGCCAGCAATATTACCGTACAGAACAATCCTTTCCCACTGGCAAGAATCAGTGCCCTATCCCAGGCTTACACTCACACCTGGCCATGCCACACTGGCCGATTAGTTGCCGTCGGGCGTTTAGACTGGGTGAAGGGATTTGACGTCCTGCTGAATGCCTTGGCAACATTGCCCACCCACCAAGACTGGCATTTGGTATTGTGCGGTACGGGGGATGAGCGCAAAAAATTGACTCAATTGGTCCAACAATTGCGCCTTCAAAATAAAGTCACTTTTGCCGGTTATCAGGCAAATCCATACCCTATTATCGCCTCTGCTGACGCGCTTATCTGCAGCTCTCGGTTTGAGGCATTTCCAAGCGTGATAGTGGAGGCACTGGCGTTAGCGACCCCTGTCGTATCATTTGATTGTCCATCGGGTCCGGCAGAGATTCTAAATGGTCAAAACGGCATATTGGTGCCCGATGGTGATCGGAAAGCCTTGGCCGATGCTGTTCTGAGAATATTGAGTGACGCCACACTCCGCAATACGCTCTCCCAGGCAGGTCCTTTATCCGTGCAACATTTGGATGCCCCTGCTTCACTGAACCGATTGGAAGAAACGTTAATCGGCTGCATTCAAAAGTATTGA
- a CDS encoding polysaccharide deacetylase family protein, translating to MFMIKKLLSPILYYSGIYRKQWQRAAESSNLLLVLTYHRIVETEADNVGLFGVERGIPVSVFEAHLRFLLKHFSPVHPDGINDFIQSGTGNIGFLITFDDGYEDNYSLAAPVLEKYGLSAVFFVCSDFLDVPDPFWWEKVSYIIKNTRKSQLTLPSPLDSDNSSVDVGTEHQKIDTYERLCALIKQLPQTQVAGVIDQLATQAAVDLADCQRTLPLISKIQLCDLVQRGFVVGGHTATHANLSLITEEESDKEIAKALDQLEGIISRPVTLFAYPYGNKNEKIRDELESRGMAGIFTCDKYIHRRGQSGREIPRFTLQKPWFFACAYSFHKVLVQTLSAGKK from the coding sequence ATGTTTATGATCAAGAAATTATTGAGTCCGATATTGTACTACAGTGGTATTTACCGTAAGCAGTGGCAGCGTGCTGCAGAGTCAAGCAATCTGCTGCTGGTTCTAACCTACCATCGCATTGTCGAAACTGAGGCAGACAATGTAGGCTTGTTCGGTGTGGAACGGGGGATACCCGTTTCAGTTTTTGAGGCACATTTGCGATTCCTGTTGAAACACTTCTCTCCGGTTCATCCAGACGGTATTAATGACTTTATTCAATCCGGTACTGGAAATATCGGATTTTTAATTACCTTTGATGATGGGTACGAAGATAACTATTCACTCGCAGCCCCCGTGCTCGAGAAATATGGCCTGTCAGCCGTTTTTTTTGTCTGCTCGGATTTTCTCGATGTGCCTGACCCGTTTTGGTGGGAGAAAGTCAGCTACATCATAAAGAACACAAGAAAATCGCAACTGACATTGCCAAGTCCGCTGGACAGCGACAACTCATCGGTTGATGTGGGGACGGAACACCAAAAAATAGACACATATGAACGACTTTGCGCCCTTATTAAACAGTTGCCCCAGACCCAAGTTGCTGGCGTCATCGACCAGTTGGCAACCCAGGCGGCAGTTGATTTAGCGGACTGTCAGCGCACATTACCTCTTATTTCCAAAATACAACTCTGTGACTTGGTGCAACGCGGTTTTGTTGTCGGGGGACATACTGCAACACATGCCAATTTATCATTGATCACAGAAGAGGAGTCGGACAAGGAAATAGCAAAAGCACTGGATCAGCTTGAAGGAATTATCTCTAGACCCGTTACACTATTTGCCTATCCCTATGGCAACAAAAATGAAAAGATTAGAGACGAACTGGAATCCCGAGGCATGGCTGGGATTTTCACCTGCGATAAATATATTCATCGGCGTGGCCAATCCGGGCGAGAAATACCACGATTTACCCTCCAAAAGCCCTGGTTTTTTGCTTGTGCATATAGTTTTCACAAGGTGCTGGTGCAAACCTTGTCTGCTGGAAAAAAATAA
- a CDS encoding glycosyltransferase, with the protein MRKTAALIMPALNEADSVVETLDSVFASTRLPDEIIVADGGSSDETVALVERYADRGVSVKVIGNPKVYAGAGRNVAVSQTQCDVVLLLDFGNVVDPCWVEHMMAAYERDGNIDYVCGIFLPRVRSDFEHCVACIHYHLEALVDRLPIAQLLQEVPKDVTPGALSFSITRAMWLKLKGMPDWLRASEDNLFGRKLKAFDPAFDVAVEARQYHHMRSNIPDFFKQLFTYSRGHARTGHLRPHYVKFAIFLLVLIGLLWMPIAPLLKSTAIVSLFAFYVWRTGLRKVVRVDGGLKKLRYAFMATAIVLARDLGTLAGYIVGLYEWFFVKDYQRQYNLYLDEIKLTVI; encoded by the coding sequence ATGCGTAAAACTGCTGCGCTTATCATGCCAGCGCTGAACGAGGCAGACTCAGTTGTTGAGACCCTTGATTCTGTGTTTGCCTCAACACGCCTGCCTGATGAGATTATCGTGGCAGACGGGGGCTCGAGTGATGAGACGGTCGCGCTGGTTGAACGATATGCTGATCGTGGAGTGTCCGTTAAAGTGATTGGCAATCCAAAAGTATATGCCGGTGCAGGGCGCAATGTTGCCGTTTCGCAAACGCAGTGTGATGTAGTGCTCTTGTTGGACTTTGGGAATGTAGTGGACCCGTGCTGGGTTGAACACATGATGGCAGCCTATGAGCGGGACGGCAATATTGATTATGTATGTGGCATATTTTTGCCGCGTGTGCGCAGCGATTTCGAACATTGCGTAGCCTGCATACACTACCACCTGGAAGCCTTGGTGGACAGGTTACCGATTGCTCAATTGTTACAGGAGGTGCCGAAAGACGTAACCCCAGGCGCGTTGAGTTTTTCGATAACGCGCGCGATGTGGCTGAAATTGAAAGGCATGCCCGATTGGCTGCGCGCTTCCGAGGATAATCTATTTGGACGTAAGCTCAAGGCGTTCGATCCAGCTTTTGACGTTGCTGTTGAAGCCCGCCAATATCACCATATGCGCTCCAATATCCCGGATTTCTTCAAGCAGCTGTTCACCTATAGCCGTGGTCATGCGCGGACGGGGCATTTGAGGCCGCATTATGTAAAATTTGCGATTTTTCTCCTCGTATTGATCGGCCTGTTGTGGATGCCTATCGCACCGCTGCTCAAGTCAACCGCAATCGTTTCCCTGTTCGCCTTCTACGTCTGGAGAACGGGTTTACGGAAGGTTGTTAGAGTAGATGGTGGACTCAAAAAACTTCGCTATGCCTTTATGGCCACGGCCATTGTACTAGCCCGGGATTTGGGTACGCTGGCGGGGTATATCGTCGGACTTTACGAGTGGTTTTTCGTGAAAGATTATCAAAGGCAGTATAATTTGTATCTTGATGAGATTAAGCTGACTGTGATTTAG
- a CDS encoding long-chain-fatty-acid--CoA ligase, whose product MQALMMNTPLMISSILRHAEKNFPEVEMVSVTVDNPRHRQNYRTFARRCRQLANALESLGARFGDRIGTLAWNDYRHMELYYAVSGTGMVCHTINPRLFPEQVAFIINHAEDKVMFVDVLVMPLLEALKAHLPKLETIVVLTDRAHMPESSFDNVLCYEELLEAQSDDYVWPEFDENTASGMCYTSGTTGNPKGVVYSHRSTLLHALAGALPDVTGASNLQTSLPVVPMFHVNAWGAPYAALMVGTKLVLPGPKMADGETLCDLMNSEQVTVSSGVPTIWLALLDYLSANQKTIPSLERVNVGGAACPRVIIERFRNEHNCTVSQGWGMTETSPLGTVFALKKGMEDITPEELVDLQVLQGRGVFGIEMCIVDENNEELPWDGVASGALKVRGPWVTRGYYGLSDVPGDADCPVDEKGWFQTGDVAAITPEGYLKITDRTKDVIKTGGEWVSSIEIENAAVNHPDIAEAAVIGRYHPKWTERPLLIVVLRAGRTLSQEQVLDFLKDKLHRMAMPDGVEFIDELPHTATGKINKLALRETYKDYQFS is encoded by the coding sequence ATGCAAGCATTGATGATGAACACGCCGCTGATGATTTCATCGATTCTGAGACATGCGGAAAAGAACTTCCCGGAAGTGGAAATGGTCTCTGTCACGGTCGATAACCCCCGGCACCGGCAGAACTACAGGACTTTTGCCCGGCGCTGCCGGCAACTTGCGAATGCGCTGGAATCATTAGGCGCCAGGTTCGGGGATCGGATCGGCACGCTGGCCTGGAATGATTACCGCCATATGGAGCTTTATTACGCTGTGTCGGGTACCGGCATGGTCTGCCATACAATCAATCCACGCCTGTTTCCCGAACAAGTGGCCTTCATCATCAATCACGCCGAAGACAAGGTCATGTTTGTCGATGTCCTGGTCATGCCTTTGCTGGAAGCGCTGAAGGCGCACCTGCCGAAACTGGAAACCATTGTGGTACTCACCGACCGGGCACACATGCCCGAGTCCAGCTTTGACAACGTGTTGTGCTATGAGGAGCTGCTTGAGGCACAGTCCGATGACTACGTCTGGCCGGAGTTCGACGAAAACACAGCCAGCGGCATGTGCTACACCTCGGGCACCACGGGCAACCCCAAGGGCGTCGTGTACAGCCATCGCTCTACCCTTCTCCACGCCCTGGCCGGCGCTTTGCCGGATGTCACCGGTGCCTCGAATCTTCAGACCAGTCTGCCGGTTGTGCCGATGTTTCATGTCAATGCCTGGGGCGCGCCCTACGCCGCACTCATGGTCGGTACGAAGCTGGTGTTGCCGGGGCCGAAAATGGCCGACGGCGAAACCTTGTGCGATCTGATGAATTCTGAACAGGTTACGGTCTCGTCGGGTGTACCGACAATCTGGCTGGCACTGCTGGATTATCTCTCAGCGAACCAGAAAACCATCCCCTCCCTCGAACGAGTCAATGTCGGTGGTGCCGCCTGCCCCAGGGTAATCATTGAGCGCTTCAGAAACGAACACAACTGCACGGTCTCACAAGGCTGGGGCATGACAGAGACAAGCCCGCTCGGCACGGTGTTTGCCCTGAAGAAAGGCATGGAAGACATTACCCCGGAAGAACTGGTCGACCTGCAGGTACTGCAGGGACGTGGCGTATTCGGCATCGAAATGTGTATTGTCGATGAGAATAATGAAGAACTGCCCTGGGATGGTGTAGCGTCCGGCGCATTAAAGGTCAGAGGGCCCTGGGTCACCAGGGGCTACTACGGATTATCCGATGTGCCGGGTGATGCTGACTGCCCGGTTGATGAAAAGGGCTGGTTTCAGACCGGCGACGTGGCCGCTATAACACCTGAAGGTTACTTGAAGATCACCGATCGCACCAAGGACGTGATCAAAACCGGTGGCGAGTGGGTCAGCTCCATCGAGATCGAGAATGCGGCAGTCAACCACCCTGATATAGCTGAAGCGGCGGTTATCGGCCGGTATCACCCCAAGTGGACGGAAAGACCTTTATTGATCGTCGTTCTACGCGCAGGCAGAACTTTGTCACAGGAGCAGGTGCTGGACTTCCTTAAGGACAAGCTGCACAGGATGGCCATGCCCGATGGCGTCGAGTTTATCGATGAGCTACCCCATACAGCTACCGGTAAGATCAACAAACTTGCGCTACGAGAAACCTATAAGGACTATCAGTTCAGTTAA